Proteins from a single region of Patescibacteria group bacterium:
- the rpsH gene encoding 30S ribosomal protein S8, which yields MIDQISDMLTRIRNANSVGKQEVVFPYSKVKFSLCKLLERENWIASLELVELSKTAKTTKETREKFKQIKITLKYDKNNQPQISSIKRISRPGQRIYVKKDNIPVVLNGLGLAVISTPQGLMTNKEARQKKVGGELFFEIW from the coding sequence ATGATTGATCAAATTAGCGACATGTTGACTCGCATTAGAAATGCGAATTCCGTTGGTAAACAAGAGGTGGTGTTTCCTTATTCCAAGGTAAAGTTTTCGCTTTGTAAATTATTAGAAAGAGAGAATTGGATTGCAAGCCTTGAACTAGTAGAATTATCCAAGACCGCCAAAACCACCAAAGAAACGCGAGAAAAATTTAAACAAATTAAAATAACCCTAAAATACGATAAAAATAACCAACCGCAAATTTCTTCTATCAAAAGAATCAGCCGTCCAGGGCAGCGAATTTATGTTAAAAAAGATAATATTCCGGTGGTTTTGAACGGGTTGGGCTTGGCGGTTATTTCTACGCCACAAGGGCTTATGACCAACAAAGAAGCGCGACAGAAAAAAGTCGGCGGCGAACTATTCTTTGAAATTTGGTAG
- the rplB gene encoding 50S ribosomal protein L2, whose product MMLKFYKPTTPGRRQTSIVDTSSLTKKRPEKSLTVYLKEKSGRNNQGQVTLRHQGGGMKKLYRQIDFKQNKFDLVAKVIAIEYDPNRTAWIALICFPDGEKRYVLAPHGLKVGDKIVSSLNKLEAKPGNRMPLKYIPTSYLVHSIELTPGEGAKIVRSAGSGASLMTVEGGHAQLKLPSGEVRLVSENCCASVGQLSNVDWHLVRWGKAGRMRLRGIRPSVRGKAMNPVDHPHGGGEGHQPIGLVHPKTPWGKPALGVKTRNRKKWTNKFILKRRK is encoded by the coding sequence ATTATGTTAAAGTTTTATAAGCCAACTACGCCAGGACGAAGACAGACCAGTATTGTTGACACTTCGTCTTTAACCAAAAAAAGACCAGAAAAAAGTCTAACGGTTTATCTTAAAGAAAAATCAGGTCGCAATAATCAAGGGCAGGTTACTCTTCGTCATCAGGGCGGCGGTATGAAAAAACTTTATCGCCAAATAGATTTTAAACAAAATAAGTTTGATTTAGTCGCTAAAGTTATTGCAATTGAATATGATCCGAATCGCACCGCCTGGATTGCTTTGATTTGCTTTCCAGATGGAGAAAAACGATATGTCTTAGCTCCGCATGGGCTTAAAGTTGGAGATAAAATCGTCTCTTCTTTAAATAAACTAGAAGCCAAGCCGGGCAATCGCATGCCGTTAAAATATATCCCGACTAGTTATTTGGTTCACAGTATCGAATTAACGCCTGGCGAAGGAGCAAAAATAGTTCGTTCAGCTGGTTCGGGTGCTTCATTAATGACCGTTGAAGGCGGCCATGCCCAGTTAAAATTACCTTCGGGTGAAGTTCGTTTGGTCTCAGAAAATTGTTGCGCCAGCGTTGGTCAATTAAGTAATGTTGATTGGCATTTAGTTCGCTGGGGCAAGGCCGGACGCATGAGACTAAGAGGTATTCGTCCTTCGGTGCGCGGTAAGGCTATGAATCCAGTCGATCATCCGCACGGTGGCGGTGAAGGCCACCAGCCAATCGGTTTAGTCCATCCCAAGACTCCATGGGGCAAGCCAGCTTTGGGCGTAAAAACCAGAAATAGAAAGAAATGGACCAATAAATTCATTTTAAAACGACGTAAATAA
- the rplN gene encoding 50S ribosomal protein L14, translating to MIQHRSILNSADNTGAQKLMCIRVHGGYKRRYARLGDVITVVVKSALPHNMVKKSEIHKAVIVRTKKETRRADGSYIRFDDNAAVIIDPKSKDPKGTRIFGPIAREIRNNGFMKIISLAPEVL from the coding sequence ATGATACAACATCGATCAATACTTAATTCAGCAGACAATACCGGAGCACAAAAGTTAATGTGTATCCGCGTTCACGGTGGCTATAAACGACGCTATGCTCGTTTGGGAGACGTGATTACGGTTGTCGTTAAAAGTGCTTTACCGCACAATATGGTTAAGAAAAGCGAAATTCATAAAGCCGTCATTGTCCGTACCAAAAAAGAAACCCGCCGAGCAGACGGTTCTTATATTAGATTTGACGATAACGCGGCGGTTATTATTGATCCGAAGAGCAAAGATCCTAAGGGTACGAGAATTTTTGGGCCGATCGCGCGCGAAATAAGGAATAACGGTTTTATGAAAATAATTTCTTTAGCCCCAGAAGTTCTGTAA
- the rpsS gene encoding 30S ribosomal protein S19 — MSRSLKKGPWVDPKLLKKISNSKPGTVINTWSRDCTIVPEMIGFTFGVHNGKNHHPVLVVEEMIGHKLGEFAPTRKFVRHGGKMQREIEAAAAQAGVVKPAVTAAATPAKPAK; from the coding sequence ATGAGCCGAAGTTTAAAAAAGGGCCCTTGGGTTGATCCAAAGTTGCTCAAAAAAATATCTAATAGTAAGCCGGGTACAGTCATTAACACCTGGTCGCGAGATTGTACTATTGTTCCGGAGATGATTGGTTTTACTTTTGGCGTTCATAACGGCAAAAACCACCACCCGGTTTTAGTTGTCGAAGAAATGATCGGGCACAAATTGGGAGAGTTTGCCCCGACTCGCAAATTTGTCCGCCACGGAGGCAAGATGCAGCGCGAGATAGAGGCTGCCGCTGCGCAAGCCGGCGTGGTAAAGCCAGCAGTTACAGCCGCGGCTACTCCAGCTAAGCCAGCTAAGTAA
- the rpsQ gene encoding 30S ribosomal protein S17 — MKRRFQGIVVSDKMAKTIVVVVEEIKQHSKYLRRYKIQKKFKVHDENKQAKAGDLVIFEECRPLSKGKRWQLVEVVVSKK, encoded by the coding sequence ATGAAAAGAAGATTTCAAGGAATTGTAGTTTCTGACAAGATGGCCAAAACCATCGTGGTTGTAGTTGAAGAAATCAAACAACACTCTAAATATTTACGTCGATATAAAATTCAGAAAAAATTTAAAGTTCATGACGAGAATAAACAAGCCAAGGCGGGGGACTTGGTTATTTTCGAGGAATGCCGACCCTTAAGCAAGGGTAAAAGATGGCAATTGGTTGAAGTAGTTGTTAGTAAAAAATAA
- the rplX gene encoding 50S ribosomal protein L24 — protein sequence MKIKKGDMIQVLSGKDKGKKGRVLRVSAKTNKVVIEGINLFFKHVRPKREGEKGQRIQIPVPLYISKIAFLCPKCLKPARVGYKTLTDGSKVRSCKKCKEII from the coding sequence ATGAAAATCAAGAAAGGCGATATGATTCAAGTTTTAAGCGGCAAAGACAAGGGCAAAAAGGGCCGCGTGCTTAGAGTTTCTGCAAAAACCAATAAGGTGGTTATTGAAGGCATTAACTTATTTTTCAAACATGTTAGACCGAAAAGAGAGGGGGAGAAGGGACAGCGTATTCAAATTCCGGTTCCCTTGTATATTTCTAAGATTGCCTTTCTGTGTCCTAAATGTTTAAAACCAGCTAGAGTTGGCTATAAAACTTTAACTGACGGCTCTAAGGTTCGCTCATGCAAAAAGTGCAAAGAAATAATTTAA
- the rpsC gene encoding 30S ribosomal protein S3 — protein sequence MGQKINPKILRIPTTRDWEEKWFAKKQSFRQFLREDIQIRKLLTKKLKGASVDKTIIERSGNAIKIFISTAKPGVIIGRGGVDAEKLKKDIQQILLPGQVVDLNISEVPSPFLSAQIVLEAIVADLEKRVSYRRAMKRAMDQVKKGGAGGVKIKLSGRLDGVEIARRETLTWGKMPLHTIRADIDYSRGAAHTMYGAVGVKVWIYRGEIFNKIKKEVKK from the coding sequence ATGGGTCAGAAGATTAATCCAAAAATTTTACGCATTCCGACAACCAGAGATTGGGAAGAGAAGTGGTTTGCCAAAAAACAATCCTTTCGCCAATTCTTAAGAGAAGATATTCAAATTAGAAAATTATTAACTAAGAAGTTAAAGGGCGCTAGTGTTGATAAGACAATCATTGAACGTTCTGGTAATGCGATAAAGATTTTTATTTCTACGGCTAAGCCGGGCGTGATTATCGGCCGGGGTGGCGTTGATGCCGAAAAATTGAAAAAAGATATTCAACAAATATTATTACCGGGCCAGGTTGTTGATTTAAATATTTCCGAAGTGCCGAGTCCGTTTTTGTCAGCTCAAATAGTTTTAGAGGCCATCGTAGCTGACTTGGAAAAAAGAGTTTCTTATCGTCGAGCCATGAAACGAGCTATGGATCAAGTGAAAAAAGGCGGGGCCGGGGGCGTGAAAATTAAATTAAGCGGTCGTTTAGATGGCGTAGAAATCGCCCGTCGCGAAACTTTAACCTGGGGCAAAATGCCGCTTCATACCATTCGCGCAGATATAGATTACTCACGTGGCGCTGCCCATACAATGTATGGAGCTGTCGGAGTTAAGGTTTGGATTTATCGTGGTGAAATTTTTAATAAAATCAAAAAAGAAGTTAAAAAATAG
- the rplW gene encoding 50S ribosomal protein L23 encodes MLFNKKQKKTDAKPKEVKEQPQEVGVSSKQAGQVKTAKNVYRVLMKPIITEKATTLSAFNKYIFEVAPQTTKSEVYKAVKELYNFKPIDINMLKVKGKNVRYGRSTGRTKNWKKAIVTLKKGDKINFTTH; translated from the coding sequence ATGTTATTTAATAAAAAGCAAAAAAAGACAGATGCGAAGCCAAAAGAGGTTAAAGAGCAACCTCAAGAAGTTGGTGTTTCTTCGAAACAGGCCGGCCAAGTAAAGACAGCCAAGAATGTTTATAGGGTATTAATGAAGCCCATTATCACCGAAAAAGCGACTACTTTGAGCGCTTTTAATAAATATATTTTCGAGGTTGCGCCACAAACGACCAAATCAGAAGTTTATAAGGCCGTTAAAGAATTATATAATTTTAAGCCGATTGACATAAATATGCTTAAAGTAAAAGGTAAAAACGTCCGTTACGGCCGCTCGACTGGTCGAACGAAAAACTGGAAAAAAGCAATCGTGACCTTAAAAAAGGGAGATAAAATTAATTTTACCACTCACTAA
- the rplE gene encoding 50S ribosomal protein L5 → MMDLRTKYQKEVIPGLKEKFGFKNNLAVPKLLKITLNVGLSRAISEKDGRYAEIVKDTLNKISGQKPIEIAARKSISGFKIREGLLVGMKVTLRGGRMYDFVDKLVNIVLPRTRDFCGISAKGIDKSGNLSLGLREHLVFPEIKTEDVQKIHGLQITITSNAKNREQGLELFKLLGFPFKLD, encoded by the coding sequence ATGATGGATTTAAGAACAAAATATCAGAAAGAAGTCATTCCTGGTTTGAAGGAAAAATTTGGCTTTAAAAATAATTTAGCCGTTCCTAAATTATTAAAAATTACTTTAAACGTTGGCTTATCAAGAGCTATCAGCGAAAAAGATGGCCGTTATGCCGAGATTGTTAAAGATACTTTAAATAAGATTAGCGGTCAGAAGCCGATCGAAATTGCGGCCCGTAAATCAATTTCTGGCTTTAAGATAAGAGAAGGCCTTTTGGTTGGTATGAAGGTCACTTTAAGAGGGGGGCGAATGTATGATTTTGTTGATAAATTGGTAAATATTGTTTTGCCTCGCACTCGTGATTTTTGTGGTATTTCTGCTAAGGGCATTGATAAGTCTGGCAATTTATCATTGGGGCTGCGAGAGCATTTGGTTTTTCCGGAAATTAAAACAGAAGACGTGCAAAAGATTCATGGTCTTCAGATTACCATTACAAGTAATGCGAAAAACAGAGAACAGGGTTTAGAATTATTTAAATTATTAGGATTTCCATTTAAACTAGATTAA
- the rplV gene encoding 50S ribosomal protein L22, giving the protein MEVRAIARHLRISPKKMRLVVDVVRNLSVTQAEDQLQFVPRRGSAFILKVLRSALANAEYNFNFKKDNLFIKKIIVNEGPALKRWMPKAFGRATPLKKRSSHLEIILAEYKPTAKIEKNKAVEANKIKTDGEAVVENELKERRDSGKKHLIDAKDKKIKPKRAGVKSKIFSRKAI; this is encoded by the coding sequence ATGGAAGTAAGAGCCATCGCCAGACATTTAAGGATTTCACCAAAAAAAATGCGCCTAGTCGTTGACGTAGTGCGTAATTTAAGCGTGACTCAAGCTGAAGATCAATTGCAATTCGTGCCGCGTCGGGGAAGCGCCTTTATTCTTAAGGTTCTTCGCTCGGCCTTAGCCAATGCCGAATATAATTTCAATTTTAAAAAAGATAATTTGTTTATTAAAAAAATAATCGTTAATGAAGGGCCGGCCCTAAAGCGCTGGATGCCCAAAGCTTTTGGTCGCGCAACTCCTCTTAAGAAAAGAAGTTCGCATTTAGAAATAATTTTAGCCGAATACAAACCAACGGCTAAAATAGAAAAAAATAAGGCAGTCGAAGCGAATAAGATTAAAACCGACGGAGAGGCCGTGGTTGAGAACGAACTCAAAGAGCGAAGAGATTCAGGCAAAAAGCACCTCATAGACGCCAAGGATAAGAAAATAAAACCCAAAAGAGCCGGAGTTAAGTCCAAAATTTTTAGTCGCAAAGCAATTTAA
- the rplF gene encoding 50S ribosomal protein L6 encodes MSRLGKKPIAIINNAQVKIEGGEIIVKGPKGELKLNIHPAVLIKQEGENLDIKVKNENDKKQLALWGTYVRLIKNMMQGVTIGFDKKLQLIGVGFRAQVTGQKLILNIGFSHQVEYEFPKNITISVEKDIITIFGADKQLVGEIAAQIRKIKKPEPYKGSGIRYFGEVVKKKAGKKAVASGGA; translated from the coding sequence ATGTCTCGTTTAGGTAAAAAACCAATCGCCATCATTAATAACGCTCAAGTTAAAATTGAAGGCGGAGAAATAATCGTTAAGGGTCCGAAAGGAGAATTAAAATTAAATATTCATCCGGCCGTTTTGATTAAACAAGAGGGAGAAAACTTGGACATTAAGGTTAAAAACGAAAATGACAAAAAACAATTAGCTCTTTGGGGCACTTATGTTAGATTGATTAAAAACATGATGCAAGGAGTAACGATCGGTTTTGATAAAAAGCTGCAATTAATCGGTGTCGGTTTTCGCGCTCAAGTTACTGGACAAAAATTGATTTTAAATATTGGCTTTTCTCATCAAGTTGAGTATGAATTTCCTAAAAATATTACAATCAGCGTGGAAAAAGACATTATCACTATTTTTGGCGCTGATAAACAATTAGTAGGAGAAATTGCCGCTCAGATTAGAAAAATTAAAAAACCAGAGCCCTATAAAGGTTCGGGTATTCGATATTTTGGCGAAGTCGTCAAAAAGAAAGCC
- the rplP gene encoding 50S ribosomal protein L16 produces MLMPKKVKFRKVHKGRNRFGGKATRKIEIAFGEYGLKSLETKWITARQIEAARRAIVRLFKKGGKIWTRIFPDKSVTTKSAEVPMGGGKGAVDYYVAPIKAGTIMFEVSGVDEATAKEAMRLAGHKLSVKTRFVKKEK; encoded by the coding sequence ATGTTGATGCCGAAAAAAGTAAAATTTCGCAAAGTCCATAAGGGCAGAAATCGTTTTGGCGGTAAAGCGACCAGAAAGATAGAGATTGCTTTTGGCGAATATGGACTAAAGAGCTTAGAGACTAAATGGATAACGGCACGTCAAATTGAAGCTGCCCGTCGAGCTATTGTTCGTTTATTTAAAAAAGGCGGCAAAATATGGACCAGAATTTTTCCTGATAAATCTGTGACGACCAAAAGCGCTGAAGTTCCGATGGGTGGCGGTAAGGGCGCGGTTGATTATTATGTTGCTCCAATTAAAGCCGGCACTATTATGTTTGAGGTTTCTGGCGTAGACGAAGCGACGGCTAAAGAAGCCATGCGTTTGGCTGGACATAAATTGTCGGTTAAAACGAGGTTTGTTAAAAAAGAAAAATAA
- the rpmC gene encoding 50S ribosomal protein L29, with translation MKTKELRPKSEIELKRTLAEDREKLRQLRFDIHLKQSKNVREIRKIKKEIARLITLLKEK, from the coding sequence ATGAAAACAAAAGAATTAAGACCAAAATCAGAAATAGAATTAAAAAGAACGTTGGCCGAAGATCGAGAAAAATTACGCCAATTAAGATTTGATATTCATTTAAAACAATCAAAAAACGTGCGTGAAATTAGAAAAATTAAAAAAGAAATCGCGCGATTAATCACGCTTTTAAAAGAAAAATAA
- a CDS encoding type Z 30S ribosomal protein S14: MATTGQVQKSKRKSKFKTRVVRRCWRCGRRHGYMRDFDICRICFRELATRGLIPGVRKSSW, encoded by the coding sequence ATGGCGACTACAGGACAAGTTCAAAAATCAAAAAGAAAATCAAAATTTAAAACACGAGTCGTGCGACGCTGTTGGCGTTGCGGTCGACGACATGGTTATATGAGAGATTTTGATATTTGCCGCATATGTTTCAGAGAGCTGGCCACTCGAGGACTTATTCCTGGCGTTCGCAAATCAAGTTGGTAA